Genomic window (bacterium):
ATCAATACCGCGAAAGTCAAGCTTCTGCTCAAAACCCCGGGGATATCGTCCCTCCTGCGCCGCAAGATCAAAAAAGCGCTGCGCGAAGCCTTCGGGGGCAAATACGAGGTCATCGTCATCGGGGGCGCCGCCCTCAACCCCGAAATCGAGGAATTTTTCAGGAAAATCAAGCTTCGGTTCACCGTCGGTTACGGGATGACCGAATGCGGTCCCCTGATCTCCTACGCTCCCTGGGACGAACACCGGCCCGGTTCGGTGGGAAAGGTCGTAACCAACCTCGAGATCAAGATCGACTCCCCCTCTCCGGCGACTCAGGCGGGCGAGATCATGGTCAAGGGAGAGCACGTCATGGCGGGGTACTACAAGAATCCGACCGCCACCGACGAGGTGCTGGGCGAGGACGGCTGGCTTCGAACCGGCGATCTGGGGATAATCGACAAGGACGGATTCATCTTTATTCGGGGCCGGAGCAAGAACATGATCCTCGGTCCTTCCGGACAGAACATCTACCCCGAAGAGATCGAGAACAAGATCAACTCGATGGAATTCGTCCAGGAATCCCTGGTCATAGAATCCGAAGGCCGGCCTATCGCCCTGATCTATCCCGACTGGGAGGCGATCGACTCCCTCAAGCCCAAGCAGCAGGACCGGGAAGGTTGGCTCAACAAGGTGATGGAAAATATCAAGAAGGAAGTCAACCGCCAACTGCCCCGTTACGCCGCCATCTCCCGGGTCAAAGTACAGCCCGAGCCTTTCGAGAAGACTCCTACCCAGAAGATCAAGCGGTACCTCTACAAGATTTGACCGGGTCCCGGCCGGATCAGAAATCGTAGGCCAGCGCCAGAAGCGCCAGACGGTCTTCCCCGAAATAGTAGCGTCCCTCGATCCGGGGGAGAAAGGGAACGTCGATCCGGGCGCCGGCAAAAAAACTCAAGGGATGTTCGAGCCGGTAGTCCTTCCGCGAGGAGTCGGCGGCGTCCGAGGGCGGCGAGTCGCGGATGAGGCCGTCGTCGTAGGCTCCCCCCACGAAAGCGTCGACCACGCCCAGGTCCCATCCTCCCTTGATATCGACGCCCCAGTTGAGATAATCGACGTCCCCCGAAGAAGCCGAAGTCCGGGTCATGGAAAAACCGCCCTCGGTTCCCAGGTAAAACCCCGACCAGCGGAAGGGGGTCCAGCCCAGGCCCGCGCCCCACTCGTAGCCCCACTCGTCGTAGTCGCGGCCTCCCTGGGACGGCCGGTCGTAGACCAGGTTGGAGTAGCCGATCCGGGCGTAGAGGTTCCAGCCGCTTCCCAGGTCGAGCCGGGGCTGAATGAAGAAAAGCACCTGGCGGCAATCGTACTCGATGGAGCCGGTGACGAAGGACCGGTCCTGGTAATCCACCCCCGAGCTGATTCCGAAACCGACCGCGGCCGCCGGAGCGGGGAACGATCCCGCCCACGCGGCCGCGGCCAACGCCGCTTTTGCCATCGTCCGCATGAAGCGCTATTATAGGGGCGGTATCGGGATTGCCGGAACGCGAATTTCACAACCGGGAGGAGAAAAGTGCGCAAGCCCACCATCGTCGTCGGATCCGACCATGCCGGGTTCGGCCTCAAGCGGTACGTAATCACGCTCTTGGAGAAAGAAGGATACCGGGTCGTCGACAAGGGGACGGACGGTCCCGGAAGCGTCGATTATCCCGATTTCGCGGAAGCGGTGGGGAAGGAGATGGCTTCCCGGCCGGGAAGTCTGGGGATACTCTCCTGCGGAACCGGGATCGGAATCTCGATCGCCGCCAACAAACTGCCCGGAATCCGGGCGGCCCTGGTCCGGACTCCGCGGGAGGCGCGCTTGAGCCGGGAACACAACGACGCCAACGTATTGGTCCTACCCGGGCGCCCCTGGCGGAAAAAAAACACCGGCGCCGCCGTCCGGGCCTGGCTGAAGGCCCCCTTCGCCGGGGGAAGGCACGGGCGCCGGGTGCGGAAGATCGCGGTGCTGGAAAAGACCTACGGAGAGGAACGGCCGCCGGATTGAACCGGGCCGAACGTCCCCCGTCTTGTCCCGGCCCGGGGCGCCTGCTATAATCCCCGACCAAAACCAGATGCCCGAACCCGGGGAGACAAGAAAGATGATCGCGAAAGATTTCATATTCCGCGCGCCGAAAACGGACTTGCACGTGCACCTGGACGGCTCCATCCGCATTCCCACCCTGATCGAAATCGCCCGGCAGGAAGGGATGGAACTGCCTTCCTACACCGTGGAGGGCCTCAACGAGCTGGTTTTCAAGGAAAAATACCAGAGCCTGGGCGATTATCTGACCTGCTTCGGCTATACCTGCCGGGCCATGCAGACGCCGGAAAACCTGGAACGGGTCGCCTACGAGTTCGCCCTCGACAACCTAGCCGAAGGGGTGCGCTACTTCGAGGTCCGCTTTGCCCCCCAACTGCACATGGGGACCATGGACCTGCTCACGGTCCTGGAGAGCGTCAACCGCGGTCTCGCCCGGGCCCGGATCGAGTTCAACCGCCGCCCCGAGGTCGTTTCCGGGGCCGAGCCCGAGTTCAAGTACGGGATCATCGCCTGCGCCATGCGCATGTTCGGTCCCGTCTCCGACTACTTCCGGCAGTTCCTCGACGCCCATCCCTTCTCCAAGCCCGATCGGATCTACGCGCTGGCCGCTTACGAGTTGGCCCAGGGCGTGGTCAAGTACCGGGACCTCAACGGGCTCCCGGTCGTGGGATTCGATCTGGCCGGCCAGGAGGACGGGTACCCGGCCCACGATTACTGGAAGGCCTACCACTTTGCGCACAAGAACTTCATGCACAAGACCGTCCACGCGGGCGAGGCCTACGGCCCGGAATCGATCTTCCAGGCGATCACCGACCTGTATGCCGAGCGGATCGGGCACGGGTACTACCTCTTCGACATCAGCAAGATTTCTTCCCCCGAAATCGAGGACCGGGAAGCCTACGTCCGGGCGCTGGCCCATTATATCGCCGACAAACGGATCACGATCGAGGTCTGCCTCACCTCCAACCTGCAGACCAATCCCTCGATCGGGGATCTCGGCAACCACCAGTTCAAGAACATGCGCGCCGCCCGGCTTTCCGCCACCTTCTGCACCGACAACCGGACCGTCAGCAAAACCACCGTCACCCGGGAGATCGAGCGGGCGGTGGAAGCTTTCCGGATCACCCCCAAGGAACTCAAGGATTACATCATCTACGGGTTCAAACGCTGCTTCTTCCCCGGCCCCTACGGGGAAAAACGCGAATACGTCCGCTCGATCATCGACTACTACGACCGCCTGGCCCGGGAGTTCGGGATCGAGGAATGAGCCGGGGGGAGGGGGCCTTTCCCCCGAAAACGCCGAAAAGCCCCGGCGGGCCGCGCCCGCCGGGGCTTTTCCCGTTCCGTTTCGGCGTGTTTCAGAAACGGTAGGTGAACTCGAGCGAGGCCACGTCGATGGCGGGATCCTGGTATTCGCCGATCAGGAAGCCCTTGGCGGCGTCCTGGGAGTTGACCAGGTTGCTCTGCATGTCTTTCATGAAGATGTGCAGATAGGATGCATCCACCGTCAGGTCCTCGGTGATGTCGATCCCCACGCCCAGGGCCAGCCAGAGGCGGTTGTTGTCGGGAATGCGCGGGGTGCGGTAGTTCTTGGAGACGGGGGAGTCGTCGTACGAAGTCGCGGCCCGCAGGGTGACGGCTTGGGTAAGATACCAGTCCACGCCCAGGGCGATTCTCCAGGTATCGGACCACCGTTCCAGGGTGACCGAGTCGGGCTGGCCGCTGTCGAACTCCACCGCCAACTGGTCGAAACAGCTCCAGCCGGTCCAGGTGAGGTCGGCCATGACTTTAAAGGAGGAACCCAGCATCTGGGCGATCCCCATCGAGAGCGAGGCGGGGGTGGTCAAGTCGGCTTCCACCCCCGTGTTGACGAAGTAGTTGGACATGCCGATGGCGTCGAGAATGGCCCGGGCCTGCACGGGAACGGTGAAGTCGACGTCTCCGTCGATGGTATGGTCGATCTTGGAACGGTAGTTGATGCCGACGGAGGTGGTTTCGGTGAGCAGGAGGCAGGCTCCCAGGCTGTAGCCGATTCCCCAGTCGTCTCCGTTCATGTCGGCGTACCCGTCCAGGGTCTGGGGAATCGTTCCGGCGCCCGAGAGAATGGTCCCGAAGTCGACGGAGTTCGTCAGGGTGGCGTCGAGGTACTGGATATTGACCGCTCCGCCGACGGAGAGAAGACCGGGAATGATCTGCCAGCCGACCGCCGGACTGATATCGATGCTTTTCAGATTGGATTTGACCGCATGGTAACGCCCGACCCAGCCGCGGTCGTAGCGGGTGCTCAACCCGAAGGGCACCGTGATTCCGATCCCGGCGCTGATGTTGTCCGCGACCTTGAAGGCGGCGAAGGCGTTGGGGATGTATCCCATGGTATCGGTGGTGGAGTCGGGACCGAGCAAGGGAGTTCCGGCGGCGGTGTACGACCCCTGGTTCTCGAAATCCATCTTGATCGTGACCACGCTTAAGCCGGCCGAAACCGCGTCCCGTTCCATGAAGGCGATCCCGGCGGGGTTGTAAAAAATCGCGGCGGGATCGTCGGTTTCCGTCGTTCCTCCCGCGAAGGCTTCGCCCAGACCCTTCGCGCTCTGTTCCAAAAGCGCGAAACCCGAAGCTTGAGCTCCGGAAACCGCGATAACCAGGCCGGCCACCCCGGCAATGGTTGCGATCCAAAGATTTTTCATCGTCCGCACCTCCCGTTGGCGAATCGGTTCCGCGTGGGGCCTTTCCCCGCGGCAGACCGTTCCGAAGCTAAACCTCGACCCCGGAACCGGTCAAGGGATTATTTGGCGGCCGCGGTCCGGATCCGGTTGACGGCCCCTCCCCGGCAACGTAGTATCCGGGTAAAGGAATCGGATACGCCACCGGAGAAGAGATGTCCGCCCAGGACCGTAAAATCGTGATCGTCGGCGCCGGTTCGGTCGGCGCCAGCACCGCCTATACCCTGGTCAACAGCGGGCTCGTCGACGAACTGGTCCTGGTCGACATCAACCGGGAGCGGGCCGAAGGCGAGGTCTCCGACCTCAACCACGGGCAGGTGTTCGTCCCTCCGGTCAAGATACGCTCCGGCGGCTACGACGAATGCAGGGACGCCGCCATCATCATCGTCACCGCGGGGGCGGCGCAGAAGCCCGGGGAGACCCGTCTCGACCTCACCCGCCGCAACGCCGGCATCATCAAGGGGATCGTCGAGGAGATGAACCGCTACCTGGGCGACCAGGTGATCATCATGGTCACCAACCCGGTGGACATCCTGACCATGGTGGCGCACCGGGTCTGTTCCCTGCCCCCGCATCACATCATCGGTTCGGGCACCGCCCTCGACAGCGCCCGGTTCTCGTTTTTTCTCGCCCGGCATTGCGGCGTCGACACCCGTGACGTTCGGGCCTACGTCATCGGGGAACACGGCGACAGCGAAGTTCCGCTCTGGAGCCGCGTCAATATCGCGGGCATCTCCTTCGACGACTACTGCCATATCTGCAACCGCGACGGCTCCGACGAACTCAAGGAGGAGATCAGTCGGAAGGTCCGGGAGTCGGCCTACCACGTGATCGAGTCCAAAGGAGCGACCAACTGGGCCGTCAGCCTTTCCCTGCTCAAGGTGGCGGGGGCGATTCTGCGCTACGAGAACAGCATCCTCAGCGTCTCCACCCGCTGCTCCGGTTTTTACGGTCTCCCCGACATTTGCCTCAGCCTCCCGGTTATCCTGGACCGGGAGGGGGTCAAGCAGGTGATAGCGGGGCCGATCAGCCCGCACGAGCAGGAACAGCTGTCGGCCTCCGGACGGATCCTGCGCCAGGTCTACGAGGACCTCCACCTTTAGCTTCCCATGGGGACCGAACTCAGCAATCCGTTCAACTGGTCCAAGACCAGGATCGGCACTTTCGACGACTGCAAGCGCCGCTACTACCTGCGTTATTACCGTCACTGGGGGGGATGGGAGCCGGACGCAGACCCCCTGACCAAGGCGGCCTACCGCCTCGGCAAAATGACCACGATGCCGATCATGGTCGGCCAGGCGGTTCACGAGGTCCTGGCCCGGCATTTCCGGGCGTTGCGCAACGGCCAGCCCCGGTCCCTGGACCCGGAAGAGCCGGTGAGGATGCTCCGGCGCGTCTGGAAGGACAACCTCGACGAGAAATGGCGGCTCAATCCCAAGAAATTCCCGCCCCTCTTCGAGCTTTACTATCGGCGGGTTCCCCCTCGGGAAAAACTCCTGGGGTACGCCGAGCAGGCCCGGGGCGCCGTACGGGCCTGCCGGGAGATGCCCCTCCTGGGGCGCCTCGCTTCCCTGGCCCGGGAGGATTTCCTCTGGGTCGACACCGCCGGCGGAGCGTTCAGCGAGGCCACCCGCTTTCCGGTCGGTTCGTTCGAGGCCATCGCCAACCCCGATCTGGTGGTGAGGCTGGAGGGGGCCGTGACCGCTTTCGACTGGAAAACGGGGAAATCCCGCTCCGAGGACCGTCTGCAGTTGGAGGTGGTGGGGCTCTGGATCGACGCCCGGATCGGGTCCGCGGCCGGCGCCAGGGGAAGTCTGGTCTACCTGGGCTCGGGCGAGGTCGACACCTTCGATCTTGACGACCGCACCCGGGAACTGGCCCGGGAGACGGTGGTCAGGGACATGGAACGGATGGGCGCCTACCTCCGGGACCCCGGGGAGAACCTTCCCCTGGACATGGAACAGTTCCCGATGCAAAATAACAAAAAAATGTGCGATTACTGTCAGTTTCAAGAGATTTGTCACCCCATCAGGGAGGTTGCCGATGAATATGGCTAAGTACTTGACGTCCGCGGCCGCGGCTCTGCTGGCGTTCTTCCCCGGTTCGGGTCCGGCCCAGGCCCCCGCGCCCGCGCCAGCGCCCACGGCCGCCCCGGAACTCAGGATCATAAGCGATTTCGACTCGCCTCCCTTCTCCTACGTCGAAAACGGCGCTTCCACCGGGTTTGAATACGATCTGGGCGAGGCCATCGGCCGCGAGCTGGGCATGCCCGTCAAGTGGATCAAGCGTTCGTTCAACCTCCCCTCCTTCGGCAGCACCCTGGACACCGGCGGCGCCGATGCCGCCATGGCTTCGATTACGGTTACTCCCGACCGGGAGAAATCCTACATCTTCAGCCGTCCGTATTTCCGCACCAGCCTGGCCGCGGCCACCAAACGCGACGTGGATTGGAACTCGCTCAACTGGAAAAACGGTCTCTCCGCCGTCATCAGGGTGGGGGTGCAGCGCCGGACCACCAGCGAGGAGTGGGTGCGCAAGAACCTCAAGGCCACCCGCAAGACCTACGATTCCCCCCAGCGCCTGGAACGGGCCCTCAACAGCAACGACGTCGAAGTCATCGTCATGGACGAGGAGATCCTCAGTTACGAACTCCTGAGGCGGCAGTATAAGTTCAAGATTCAGGAAAAAGGGTTCGACGTCCAGGATTACGGGATCATGCTGGCCCGAACCAACTCCGCCCTTCAGCAGCAGATCGACGGGGCCCTGATCCGGCTGGACGAGAGCGGGGAGTACGACCGCTTGTATGAAAAATGGTTCGGCCACCTGGCCGACCTCCCCGCCAGAATCCGTCCCACCCGCGGAGACCAGGCGGCAGAGTGAAAGAAGCGCTGTTGCCGGTCGCGGTGGTCGCCGCGACGTGGGTAGCCGTGGCGGTGGTCTTGGGGATGTTCTTCCGCCGGCTGGGGCGCCGGGGGAGGGAGGGTGCGGTTCCTCCCCTGATCCGGCGCGTCCTGGTGGGAGTGGTCTGGGTCTTTTCCCTGATCGTCATACTCAAGTTCTTCTACCCCGATCTCAATCTGACCGGGCTGGTGATCGGTTCCACCGTATTCTCCGCCATCATCGGTCTGGCTCTTCAGGACATCCTCATCAATTTTCTGGCCGGCGTGGTCTTCTCGGTGGAGAAGCCGTTCCGCATCAACGATTGGGTCATGGTCGGAGGACAGGAGGGAGTGGTCACCGAGATCTCCTGGCGCACGACCAAGGTTCGGACCCGGGAGAACAACCTGGCCGTTATTCCCAACAGCGTGATCGCCCGGCAGGAGATAACCAACTACGATTACCCTTCTCCCCTCCACCGCCGGTCGGTCCGGGTGGGAGTGGATTACCGCCATCCCCCGCTTCTGGTCCGCCAGGCCCTGCTGGAGGCATCCCGGGCCGTGAGCGACGTCCTCGATTCTCCTCCTCCCGACGTCCACCTCCTCGATTTCGGCGATTTCAGCATCACCTACGAACTCAGGTACTGGCTGGCCAACTACGACCTGGTCCCGGAAACGGCTTCCCGGCTCCGTATCGAGATCTACGAAACCTTCCGCCGGATGGGGATACGGATTCCCTTCCCCATCCGCACGGTCAGGGTGGGCCGGGAACCGGCGCCGGCCGGAGTTCCCCGCCTCACCGTCGTCTCCGGGGCTCAAGCGGGAGAGGAGTTCACGATCGGCGAAGAGGCCCTCATCATCGGCCGCCAAGAAGGGAACCCGATCCGGCTGGCCGATTCCCGGGTTTCCAAGGAGCACGCCCGCGTGGTCGGGGGGGAAGAAGGGTTGCACCTGGAAGACCTCGAAAGCCGGACCGGGACCAGAGTCAACGGCCGGCCGGTGCGG
Coding sequences:
- a CDS encoding adenosine deaminase family protein; the protein is MIAKDFIFRAPKTDLHVHLDGSIRIPTLIEIARQEGMELPSYTVEGLNELVFKEKYQSLGDYLTCFGYTCRAMQTPENLERVAYEFALDNLAEGVRYFEVRFAPQLHMGTMDLLTVLESVNRGLARARIEFNRRPEVVSGAEPEFKYGIIACAMRMFGPVSDYFRQFLDAHPFSKPDRIYALAAYELAQGVVKYRDLNGLPVVGFDLAGQEDGYPAHDYWKAYHFAHKNFMHKTVHAGEAYGPESIFQAITDLYAERIGHGYYLFDISKISSPEIEDREAYVRALAHYIADKRITIEVCLTSNLQTNPSIGDLGNHQFKNMRAARLSATFCTDNRTVSKTTVTREIERAVEAFRITPKELKDYIIYGFKRCFFPGPYGEKREYVRSIIDYYDRLAREFGIEE
- a CDS encoding L-lactate dehydrogenase, whose translation is MSAQDRKIVIVGAGSVGASTAYTLVNSGLVDELVLVDINRERAEGEVSDLNHGQVFVPPVKIRSGGYDECRDAAIIIVTAGAAQKPGETRLDLTRRNAGIIKGIVEEMNRYLGDQVIIMVTNPVDILTMVAHRVCSLPPHHIIGSGTALDSARFSFFLARHCGVDTRDVRAYVIGEHGDSEVPLWSRVNIAGISFDDYCHICNRDGSDELKEEISRKVRESAYHVIESKGATNWAVSLSLLKVAGAILRYENSILSVSTRCSGFYGLPDICLSLPVILDREGVKQVIAGPISPHEQEQLSASGRILRQVYEDLHL
- the rpiB gene encoding ribose 5-phosphate isomerase B; the encoded protein is MRKPTIVVGSDHAGFGLKRYVITLLEKEGYRVVDKGTDGPGSVDYPDFAEAVGKEMASRPGSLGILSCGTGIGISIAANKLPGIRAALVRTPREARLSREHNDANVLVLPGRPWRKKNTGAAVRAWLKAPFAGGRHGRRVRKIAVLEKTYGEERPPD
- a CDS encoding outer membrane protein transport protein; this encodes MKNLWIATIAGVAGLVIAVSGAQASGFALLEQSAKGLGEAFAGGTTETDDPAAIFYNPAGIAFMERDAVSAGLSVVTIKMDFENQGSYTAAGTPLLGPDSTTDTMGYIPNAFAAFKVADNISAGIGITVPFGLSTRYDRGWVGRYHAVKSNLKSIDISPAVGWQIIPGLLSVGGAVNIQYLDATLTNSVDFGTILSGAGTIPQTLDGYADMNGDDWGIGYSLGACLLLTETTSVGINYRSKIDHTIDGDVDFTVPVQARAILDAIGMSNYFVNTGVEADLTTPASLSMGIAQMLGSSFKVMADLTWTGWSCFDQLAVEFDSGQPDSVTLERWSDTWRIALGVDWYLTQAVTLRAATSYDDSPVSKNYRTPRIPDNNRLWLALGVGIDITEDLTVDASYLHIFMKDMQSNLVNSQDAAKGFLIGEYQDPAIDVASLEFTYRF
- a CDS encoding ABC transporter substrate-binding protein; protein product: MNMAKYLTSAAAALLAFFPGSGPAQAPAPAPAPTAAPELRIISDFDSPPFSYVENGASTGFEYDLGEAIGRELGMPVKWIKRSFNLPSFGSTLDTGGADAAMASITVTPDREKSYIFSRPYFRTSLAAATKRDVDWNSLNWKNGLSAVIRVGVQRRTTSEEWVRKNLKATRKTYDSPQRLERALNSNDVEVIVMDEEILSYELLRRQYKFKIQEKGFDVQDYGIMLARTNSALQQQIDGALIRLDESGEYDRLYEKWFGHLADLPARIRPTRGDQAAE
- a CDS encoding mechanosensitive ion channel produces the protein MKEALLPVAVVAATWVAVAVVLGMFFRRLGRRGREGAVPPLIRRVLVGVVWVFSLIVILKFFYPDLNLTGLVIGSTVFSAIIGLALQDILINFLAGVVFSVEKPFRINDWVMVGGQEGVVTEISWRTTKVRTRENNLAVIPNSVIARQEITNYDYPSPLHRRSVRVGVDYRHPPLLVRQALLEASRAVSDVLDSPPPDVHLLDFGDFSITYELRYWLANYDLVPETASRLRIEIYETFRRMGIRIPFPIRTVRVGREPAPAGVPRLTVVSGAQAGEEFTIGEEALIIGRQEGNPIRLADSRVSKEHARVVGGEEGLHLEDLESRTGTRVNGRPVRHWRLQPGDEIEMGGTRMVFRCD
- a CDS encoding PD-(D/E)XK nuclease family protein, which codes for MGTELSNPFNWSKTRIGTFDDCKRRYYLRYYRHWGGWEPDADPLTKAAYRLGKMTTMPIMVGQAVHEVLARHFRALRNGQPRSLDPEEPVRMLRRVWKDNLDEKWRLNPKKFPPLFELYYRRVPPREKLLGYAEQARGAVRACREMPLLGRLASLAREDFLWVDTAGGAFSEATRFPVGSFEAIANPDLVVRLEGAVTAFDWKTGKSRSEDRLQLEVVGLWIDARIGSAAGARGSLVYLGSGEVDTFDLDDRTRELARETVVRDMERMGAYLRDPGENLPLDMEQFPMQNNKKMCDYCQFQEICHPIREVADEYG